A single window of Dermacentor albipictus isolate Rhodes 1998 colony chromosome 1, USDA_Dalb.pri_finalv2, whole genome shotgun sequence DNA harbors:
- the LOC139054405 gene encoding zinc finger HIT domain-containing protein 1, protein MAKRKLFASEEARTKMSGSFYHLSSGDKRESGRVKDANMRRVLDPAARMRRQKKAVDGLEHDNFHDDPHANLVMHKKAPKFEETFEAKRKRRSKGEPFKARFKRSFNALLEEHQASNPEPPNYSHANVPPSKLPPRHFCAVCGFQSNYTCVSCGSRYCSIKCLGVHRDTRCLKWTA, encoded by the coding sequence ATGGCTAAGCGGAAACTGTTTGCCTCGGAAGAAGCGCGAACCAAAATGAGCGGATCTTTTTACCATTTAAGTAGCGGCGACAAACGCGAGTCAGGTCGAGTGAAAGATGCCAATATGCGTCGTGTGCTTGATCCTGCAGCTCGAATGCGCCGCCAGAAGAAAGCTGTGGACGGCCTGGAACACGACAACTTCCACGACGACCCGCATGCCAATCTGGTGATGCATAAGAAGGCGCCAAAGTTTGAGGAAACCTTTGAAGCGAAGCGCAAACGCAGAAGCAAAGGTGAGCCCTTCAAGGCGCGCTTTAAGAGGAGCTTCAACGCCCTGTTAGAAGAGCATCAAGCCAGCAACCCGGAGCCGCCCAATTACAGCCACGCTAATGTGCCCCCGTCCAAGTTGCCACCGAGGCACTTTTGTGCCGTTTGCGGCTTCCAGTCGAACTACACTTGCGTTTCCTGTGGTTCAAGGTACTGTTCCATCAAGTGCCTAGGTGTGCACCGGGACACCCGCTGCTTGAAATGGACAGCCTAG